Proteins encoded together in one Rhizobacter sp. J219 window:
- a CDS encoding CzcE family metal-binding protein: MIKTFARTLTLAAIAAPLIAFANDGGNFRNGSSFYGQPADGKVATRTVDVTTTRVVRVNYGETVKFVKGAEQFAWTFNGMDNRGVPLTKIAPHDFASTVVYVDQDPLNRN, from the coding sequence ATGATCAAGACCTTTGCCCGCACCCTCACCCTTGCCGCCATCGCCGCACCCCTGATCGCGTTCGCCAACGACGGCGGCAACTTCCGCAACGGCAGCTCCTTCTACGGACAACCCGCCGACGGCAAGGTGGCCACCCGCACGGTCGACGTGACCACCACCCGCGTCGTGCGCGTCAACTACGGTGAGACGGTCAAGTTCGTGAAGGGCGCGGAACAGTTCGCCTGGACCTTCAACGGCATGGACAACCGCGGCGTGCCGCTGACGAAGATCGCGCCGCACGACTTCGCGAGTACCGTCGTCTACGTGGACCAGGATCCGCTGAACCGCAATTGA
- a CDS encoding ATP-binding protein gives MPWPNCARRSSSNLEVLREQAGLVNDMLFLARADQGQLADSLKPTDLRLEAQRVNEYLEPLLEDRQQRVQVEGDATAVCNPTLVRRATLNLVANATRYTPRGGVITIRLSRGPKHVNVVVRNPGAPIDPAVLPRLFDRFFRADAARERSSGHHGLGLAIVRAIALMHGGSTHAQSSDGWTEIGFSLAALPSLPPSPT, from the coding sequence GTGCCGTGGCCGAACTGCGCGAGACGCTCGAGCTCCAACCTGGAAGTGCTGCGCGAGCAGGCGGGCCTCGTCAACGACATGCTGTTCCTCGCACGGGCCGACCAAGGGCAGCTCGCGGACAGCCTCAAGCCGACCGATCTGCGCCTTGAAGCGCAACGGGTCAACGAGTACCTGGAGCCACTGCTGGAGGACCGCCAGCAGCGGGTGCAGGTCGAGGGGGATGCGACGGCAGTGTGCAACCCGACACTCGTGCGCCGCGCGACGTTGAACCTCGTCGCCAATGCCACTCGATACACACCCCGAGGCGGTGTGATCACGATCCGTCTCAGTCGCGGACCCAAGCATGTGAACGTCGTGGTTCGAAACCCTGGCGCCCCCATCGATCCGGCTGTCCTGCCAAGGCTCTTCGACCGATTCTTCCGGGCCGATGCCGCGCGCGAGCGCAGCAGCGGCCACCACGGGCTCGGCCTGGCCATCGTGCGTGCGATCGCTCTCATGCACGGGGGCAGTACCCACGCCCAAAGCTCGGACGGCTGGACCGAGATCGGTTTCAGCCTCGCCGCCCTGCCCTCCCTGCCGCCGTCTCCCACATGA
- a CDS encoding helix-turn-helix domain-containing protein: MSTRVAKPKTGRPRGAGSFDSEVATVVGDVIRKNRLAAGISQETLADMANVGRSYCGSVERGESQPTLFVVLKMAAALEIEGHTLVRQVEHALARRRFKGATKPKRS; this comes from the coding sequence ATGTCCACCCGTGTCGCAAAACCGAAGACTGGCAGGCCGCGCGGCGCGGGAAGCTTCGACTCCGAGGTGGCGACGGTCGTGGGCGACGTTATCCGCAAAAACCGGCTCGCGGCCGGGATCTCCCAGGAGACGCTGGCGGACATGGCCAATGTCGGGCGGTCCTACTGCGGCAGCGTCGAGCGCGGCGAAAGCCAGCCGACGCTGTTCGTCGTCCTGAAGATGGCGGCCGCACTTGAGATCGAAGGGCACACGCTCGTGCGCCAGGTCGAGCACGCGCTCGCCAGGCGCCGCTTCAAAGGCGCGACCAAGCCCAAGCGAAGCTGA
- a CDS encoding methyl-accepting chemotaxis protein, translating to MNTLNFFARSVTLRVAATGCLGVFAALAVIATLISHLLTTQAREDRVTWLRDGAKGVAHALDAIDLSSRTLIERFYPTFSSHLPGPYQLDEARGELRGASGVLNGNTDAVDRFERETTGVATVFARRGNDFVRITTSVKDQSGARVVGTVLDRSGVAYAAVSQGQSYSGQVPLFGRTYMTHYAPLKDAGGHVVGVAFIGFDVSRFEAAVESVMAEQRFFDTGGVVLIDPRAGWDSAVFAAHPQWRGRTLAEVLPNARGFYEALRNAPGQRVPSPGLLTAGKGDDRWAVGVPSERTKLWAVAEVSDTEALAAHRFVLRELWALLAGACVALGLGLAWMTRRWISRPMAALGEQARSVAAGDLSQAVVAAGDDEVGRLAADVESMRKRFVQLLGAIRQSADSIATASSEIAQGNLDLSGRTEHAASSLQQTASSMEQLTGTVRLTADSAREANALAAEATQTATSGGTAMQGAVATMHEIHASARKISEISGVIDGIAFQTNILALNAAVEAARAGEQGRGFAVVATEVRTLAQRSAAASKEIRGLIEASVERMSAGAQQVESAGRTMGDIVSNVRRVSSMIDGIAHSAAEQSDGIAQVNSAVTQLDEVTQQNAALVEESTAAARSLEDQAQRLSLLLKDFRLDAAR from the coding sequence ATGAACACACTGAATTTCTTTGCCCGCTCGGTCACCCTGCGCGTCGCCGCCACCGGGTGCCTGGGTGTTTTCGCCGCGCTCGCGGTGATCGCCACGTTGATCAGCCACTTGCTGACCACACAGGCGCGCGAGGACCGCGTGACCTGGCTGCGCGATGGCGCCAAGGGCGTGGCGCACGCGCTCGACGCGATCGACCTCAGCTCACGCACGTTGATCGAGCGCTTCTACCCGACCTTTTCTTCGCACTTGCCCGGGCCGTACCAGCTCGACGAAGCGCGTGGCGAATTGCGCGGCGCGAGCGGCGTGCTGAACGGCAACACCGACGCAGTTGACCGATTCGAGCGCGAAACCACCGGCGTGGCCACGGTGTTCGCGCGTCGCGGTAACGACTTCGTGCGCATCACGACCTCGGTAAAGGACCAGTCTGGCGCACGCGTCGTGGGAACGGTGCTCGACAGGAGCGGCGTGGCTTATGCCGCAGTGAGCCAGGGCCAGTCTTACAGCGGTCAAGTGCCACTGTTCGGGCGCACCTACATGACCCACTACGCGCCGCTGAAGGACGCCGGTGGTCACGTCGTCGGCGTTGCCTTCATCGGCTTCGACGTCAGCAGATTCGAGGCCGCGGTGGAATCGGTGATGGCCGAGCAGCGCTTCTTCGACACAGGCGGCGTGGTGCTGATCGACCCGCGCGCGGGATGGGATAGCGCCGTTTTCGCCGCACATCCGCAATGGCGCGGTCGCACGCTTGCCGAGGTGCTGCCCAATGCGCGGGGCTTCTACGAGGCGCTGCGCAACGCGCCGGGCCAGCGGGTCCCGAGCCCCGGCCTACTGACCGCCGGCAAGGGCGACGACCGATGGGCCGTCGGCGTGCCGAGCGAGCGCACCAAGCTGTGGGCGGTGGCAGAGGTGTCGGACACCGAAGCGCTGGCTGCGCACCGCTTCGTGCTGCGCGAGTTGTGGGCGCTGCTGGCCGGGGCTTGCGTGGCGCTGGGCCTCGGGCTGGCATGGATGACCCGCCGATGGATCAGCCGGCCGATGGCCGCACTCGGCGAGCAGGCCCGATCGGTCGCAGCCGGCGACCTCTCGCAAGCCGTCGTGGCGGCCGGCGATGACGAAGTCGGCCGCCTCGCTGCCGATGTCGAGTCCATGCGCAAGCGCTTCGTGCAATTGCTGGGCGCCATCCGCCAGTCAGCCGACTCGATCGCCACTGCGTCGAGCGAGATTGCGCAGGGCAACCTGGACCTCAGCGGCCGCACCGAACACGCGGCGTCGAGCCTGCAGCAGACTGCCAGCTCTATGGAGCAGCTGACCGGCACCGTGCGCCTCACCGCCGATTCGGCACGCGAAGCGAATGCGCTCGCCGCGGAGGCGACGCAGACCGCCACCAGCGGCGGCACCGCGATGCAAGGCGCTGTCGCGACCATGCATGAAATCCACGCCAGCGCGCGCAAGATTTCCGAGATTTCGGGCGTGATCGACGGCATCGCATTCCAGACCAACATCCTCGCGCTCAACGCCGCCGTCGAAGCGGCCCGGGCCGGCGAGCAAGGGCGCGGTTTCGCCGTGGTCGCGACCGAGGTGCGCACGCTGGCGCAGCGTAGCGCCGCCGCGTCGAAAGAAATTCGAGGCCTGATCGAAGCCTCGGTCGAGCGGATGAGCGCAGGCGCGCAGCAGGTCGAATCGGCAGGCCGCACGATGGGCGACATCGTCAGCAACGTGCGCCGCGTGAGTTCGATGATTGACGGCATCGCCCACTCGGCCGCCGAACAGAGCGACGGCATCGCGCAGGTCAACAGCGCCGTGACGCAGCTCGACGAGGTCACGCAACAGAACGCAGCGCTGGTCGAAGAGTCGACCGCCGCGGCGCGCAGCCTTGAAGACCAGGCGCAGCGCCTGAGCCTGCTGCTGAAGGACTTCCGGCTCGACGCGGCTCGCTGA
- a CDS encoding winged helix-turn-helix domain-containing protein: MLIGPRVASLAGVFKRAGLQVHTVVDGDDWLLGEQPFDAGAYLVESPQPEGLSALDVLRLLRKRSDAPALLATDNLGAECATAFQHGADLVLPLNMPAAVWPAALGSLLRRLSRAGESPSRWHFDSAKRELVAPDGAHITLGPTDVRLLTCFAQARGEPVTREALRDAVWPAEGEVSTAEPLSSDVIGALHAAIYRLRRRIESASEAVAPLQSLANRGYVFKGRLESLT; the protein is encoded by the coding sequence ATGCTGATCGGCCCGCGCGTCGCCAGCTTGGCGGGTGTGTTCAAGCGTGCTGGGCTGCAGGTGCACACCGTGGTCGACGGCGACGACTGGCTGCTTGGCGAGCAGCCGTTCGACGCCGGCGCCTATCTGGTCGAATCTCCGCAGCCCGAGGGGCTGAGCGCGCTCGACGTGTTGCGGCTGCTCAGGAAGCGAAGCGATGCGCCTGCGCTGCTCGCGACGGACAACCTGGGGGCGGAGTGCGCAACGGCGTTCCAGCACGGGGCCGACCTCGTACTGCCGCTAAACATGCCGGCCGCGGTGTGGCCTGCGGCATTGGGCTCGTTGCTGCGGCGGCTCTCTAGGGCAGGGGAGTCACCGAGCCGCTGGCACTTCGACAGCGCCAAGCGAGAGCTCGTCGCACCCGACGGCGCCCACATCACACTCGGCCCGACCGACGTGCGCCTGCTGACCTGCTTCGCCCAGGCGCGCGGTGAGCCGGTGACGCGCGAGGCGCTGCGCGATGCGGTCTGGCCGGCAGAGGGGGAGGTGTCGACTGCCGAGCCGCTGTCGAGCGACGTCATCGGCGCGCTGCATGCTGCCATTTACCGCTTGCGCCGCCGCATCGAGAGTGCCAGTGAAGCGGTTGCGCCGCTGCAGTCGCTCGCCAACCGCGGCTACGTGTTCAAGGGCCGTCTGGAATCACTGACGTGA
- the nhaR gene encoding transcriptional activator NhaR: MNYKHLHYFWTVVRAGGVLRASEELHLSPQTLSGQINVLEERLGRPLLKKVGRNVEPTDAGRMVMQYADEIFTLGQEMEDALRGGREAPRAPLLKVGFVDSVPKAIAYHVLEPALRIDPAPRLQCPEGKLPALMADLALRRVDLVISDVMLPGNLGIKAFTHLLGGSGIAFFAADKLLVKHATTLRQVRARFPKSLENLPMLLPASDSALRPRIDAWLRRHGIAPNIAAEFDDTALMKAFGREGLGIFPAPAVLAKEIARQFEVERIGAPEDLVEEFYAISIERRISHPGVAAITEAARSELFAQA, from the coding sequence ATGAACTACAAGCACCTGCACTACTTCTGGACTGTGGTTCGCGCCGGAGGCGTGCTGCGCGCGAGCGAAGAGCTGCACTTGTCACCACAGACATTGAGCGGTCAGATCAACGTGCTCGAAGAGCGGCTGGGGCGTCCGCTTCTCAAGAAGGTCGGGCGCAACGTCGAGCCCACCGATGCGGGCCGGATGGTCATGCAATACGCCGACGAGATCTTCACCCTCGGTCAGGAGATGGAAGACGCGCTGCGAGGGGGCAGGGAAGCGCCACGCGCGCCGCTGCTGAAGGTCGGCTTCGTCGACTCGGTGCCCAAGGCGATCGCCTACCACGTGCTCGAACCTGCGCTGCGGATCGACCCGGCGCCTCGCCTCCAGTGTCCCGAAGGCAAGCTGCCTGCCTTGATGGCCGACCTGGCGCTGCGCCGGGTCGACCTCGTCATCTCGGACGTGATGCTCCCCGGGAACCTCGGCATCAAGGCCTTCACGCACCTGCTCGGCGGCAGCGGCATTGCCTTCTTCGCGGCAGACAAGCTGCTGGTCAAGCACGCGACCACCTTGCGGCAGGTGCGCGCCAGGTTTCCCAAGTCACTCGAGAACCTGCCGATGCTGCTGCCGGCGTCAGACTCCGCATTGCGCCCTCGGATCGACGCATGGCTGCGTCGCCATGGCATTGCGCCGAACATCGCAGCCGAGTTCGACGACACCGCGCTCATGAAAGCGTTCGGACGCGAAGGCCTGGGGATCTTTCCCGCACCCGCGGTGTTGGCCAAAGAGATCGCCCGGCAGTTCGAGGTCGAGCGGATCGGCGCCCCGGAAGATCTTGTGGAGGAGTTCTATGCCATCTCGATCGAGCGACGCATCTCGCACCCGGGCGTGGCAGCGATCACCGAAGCGGCGCGCAGCGAGCTATTTGCGCAGGCCTGA
- a CDS encoding cytochrome c/FTR1 family iron permease, protein MAIAIGFGASLAPAWAAETPVDNDQQVRQLWQLLDYVAVDYPGAVANGVVSSEGEYQEMREFSDNAVAQAKALPPHGSHGQLVSLAEQLRNAVLQKAPADRVADLAQQAGGLLLTAYPIPVAPRLAPDLAQGQRLYQVHCAACHGPTGGGDGPASKSLDPKPVDFTDKGRARARSILALYQVTSQGVEGTSMPSFKALPDQDRWALAFYVGTLSFDAAARERGAAMLQNDPKARAALPDLAALTTASESLLVQHLGAQATDLLAFARSEPQAITGNQLAGIPLARSQMQASLKAFETGNGTEAIRLALSAYLDGFEPLEAALESRNKDLLVEVERTMQLYRSAIAAKQADVVVAKAHELDLLFSRVDGELSAGRADATTSFIAALTILLREGVEALLIVVAMIAFLRKANQGQALRYVHGGWVTALAAGGVTWWIATYVVGVSGASREVTEGLSSLFAAAVLLSVGLWMHQKSSAGRWQAYLRDKLSAAMTRRSAWALFLLAFVAVYREVFETVLFFSALAADGHGSALLAGLAVGLILLAIIAAVFLRTSARMPVGTFFSLSSILVAVLAVVLAGKGVSGLQEAGWLSATPVGSLRVPVLGIFPTLQTSLAQVAVLLAALLGFGLNAMQARRAAPA, encoded by the coding sequence ATGGCGATCGCCATCGGCTTCGGCGCATCCCTCGCTCCTGCCTGGGCCGCCGAGACGCCGGTCGACAACGACCAGCAGGTTCGCCAACTCTGGCAGCTCTTGGACTACGTGGCGGTGGACTACCCGGGCGCTGTGGCCAATGGGGTGGTGAGCAGCGAAGGTGAGTACCAGGAGATGCGGGAATTCAGCGACAACGCCGTTGCGCAGGCGAAGGCCTTGCCACCGCATGGCTCACATGGCCAATTGGTGTCACTTGCCGAACAGCTGCGCAATGCGGTCCTGCAGAAGGCGCCCGCGGACCGCGTCGCTGACCTTGCGCAGCAGGCCGGCGGCCTCTTGCTGACGGCGTACCCGATCCCGGTCGCACCCCGCTTGGCCCCGGATCTGGCACAGGGACAGCGGCTGTACCAAGTGCATTGCGCGGCCTGTCACGGGCCCACGGGCGGGGGGGACGGTCCAGCGTCCAAGTCGCTCGACCCCAAGCCCGTCGATTTCACGGACAAGGGACGCGCCCGTGCGCGCTCGATCCTTGCCCTCTACCAAGTGACATCGCAGGGCGTCGAAGGCACGTCGATGCCGTCGTTCAAGGCGCTGCCGGACCAGGACCGCTGGGCGCTCGCGTTCTATGTCGGGACGCTCTCGTTCGATGCGGCCGCCCGTGAGCGCGGCGCGGCGATGCTTCAGAACGACCCCAAGGCGCGTGCCGCGCTGCCGGACCTGGCGGCGCTCACCACGGCCAGCGAGAGCTTGTTGGTACAGCACCTGGGTGCCCAGGCCACTGACCTGCTGGCCTTTGCGCGCAGCGAGCCCCAGGCCATCACAGGCAACCAGTTGGCCGGCATTCCTCTCGCACGATCACAGATGCAAGCGAGTTTGAAGGCCTTCGAGACGGGAAACGGTACCGAGGCCATCCGTCTGGCGTTGTCAGCCTACCTCGACGGGTTCGAGCCGCTGGAAGCAGCCCTGGAGTCGCGCAACAAGGACCTGCTGGTCGAGGTGGAGCGCACCATGCAGCTGTACCGTTCCGCGATCGCCGCAAAACAGGCCGATGTCGTCGTGGCCAAGGCCCACGAACTTGATCTGCTGTTCTCCCGCGTGGATGGCGAGCTGAGCGCCGGCCGCGCCGACGCCACGACCAGCTTCATTGCCGCTCTCACCATCCTTCTGCGAGAAGGCGTCGAGGCACTGCTGATCGTGGTCGCCATGATTGCCTTCCTCCGAAAGGCCAACCAGGGTCAAGCACTGCGCTATGTCCACGGCGGCTGGGTGACCGCCCTTGCCGCCGGTGGTGTCACGTGGTGGATCGCCACCTATGTGGTGGGCGTCAGCGGAGCCAGCCGGGAAGTCACCGAAGGGCTGTCATCACTCTTTGCCGCGGCCGTGCTGCTGTCGGTCGGCCTGTGGATGCACCAGAAGAGCAGCGCCGGGCGCTGGCAGGCTTACCTACGTGACAAGCTGTCGGCCGCCATGACCCGGCGCTCTGCCTGGGCCTTGTTCCTGCTGGCGTTTGTCGCCGTGTACCGCGAGGTTTTTGAGACGGTTCTCTTCTTCTCGGCGCTGGCAGCCGATGGCCACGGCTCAGCGCTGTTGGCCGGACTGGCCGTCGGCCTGATCCTGCTCGCCATCATCGCTGCAGTGTTCCTGCGCACGAGCGCCCGCATGCCTGTCGGAACGTTCTTCTCGCTCAGCTCGATCCTGGTGGCGGTACTGGCGGTGGTGCTGGCCGGCAAGGGCGTCTCGGGTCTGCAGGAGGCCGGCTGGCTCAGCGCAACGCCGGTAGGCAGCCTGCGCGTGCCGGTCTTGGGCATCTTCCCCACGCTTCAGACCAGCCTTGCACAGGTTGCGGTGCTGTTGGCGGCGTTGCTCGGCTTTGGCCTGAACGCGATGCAAGCTCGTCGAGCGGCACCCGCTTGA
- a CDS encoding helix-turn-helix domain-containing protein, whose protein sequence is MPKSLYSRHNEIFLTLLRDSRESVQLRQADLALLVGRDQTTVSRVETGERRLDVLQLRQWLRALGVDFLAFMNELERRLGESPILETVHRLPPATPLVELTSVERRRKR, encoded by the coding sequence ATGCCCAAGTCCCTGTACAGCCGACACAACGAAATCTTCCTCACGCTGCTGCGTGACAGCCGCGAGTCGGTGCAGTTGCGCCAAGCCGACTTGGCGCTCTTGGTCGGCAGGGATCAAACCACCGTGAGTCGTGTGGAAACCGGCGAGCGCCGGCTTGACGTCCTGCAGTTGCGGCAGTGGCTGCGCGCCCTTGGCGTGGACTTCCTCGCCTTTATGAACGAGCTGGAACGGCGCCTGGGCGAGTCGCCCATCCTGGAGACCGTTCACCGCCTGCCCCCCGCCACACCCCTCGTGGAATTGACCTCCGTGGAGCGACGCCGCAAACGCTGA
- a CDS encoding BLUF domain-containing protein — protein sequence MLSQICATIPRTSPKLLPGKGRSRRVREILSPNCEDLTGALIYTGGHFTQFLEGPEGALDTTLARISHDRRHRSLTVLVREEVAVRRFPHWRMALAEPVGVDDLLRELLGSCHLPAARADKLINRLFTSVIPDGP from the coding sequence ATGTTGTCGCAGATCTGCGCCACCATTCCCCGTACCAGCCCGAAGCTCCTACCTGGGAAGGGCAGGTCAAGGCGAGTACGGGAGATTCTGTCGCCCAACTGCGAGGACCTGACTGGCGCGCTGATATACACCGGCGGGCACTTCACGCAATTTCTCGAAGGCCCGGAGGGTGCACTCGACACAACGCTCGCTCGCATCTCACACGATCGGCGGCATCGCAGTCTCACGGTGCTCGTCCGGGAAGAGGTAGCCGTGCGTCGGTTTCCGCATTGGCGCATGGCGCTGGCTGAGCCGGTCGGCGTCGATGACCTGTTGCGAGAGTTGCTCGGCAGCTGCCACCTGCCTGCCGCGCGAGCCGACAAACTCATCAACAGGCTGTTCACGTCAGTGATTCCAGACGGCCCTTGA